A genomic segment from Streptomyces sp. NBC_00459 encodes:
- a CDS encoding roadblock/LC7 domain-containing protein — protein MIKDPSTRADRRSGELDWLLDDLVLRVSDVRHAVVLSNDGLAVGASTDLRREDAEHLAAVASGFHSLAKGTGRHFGAGGVRQTMVEMDDGFLFVAAAGDGSCLAVLTAATADIGLVAYEMARLVKRVGEHLHTAPRAAGRPPAAG, from the coding sequence ATGATCAAGGACCCGAGCACGAGGGCGGATCGGCGGTCCGGCGAACTCGACTGGCTGCTGGACGACCTCGTACTGCGCGTCAGCGATGTACGGCACGCGGTGGTGCTGTCCAACGACGGTCTCGCGGTGGGCGCCTCCACCGATCTCCGACGTGAGGACGCGGAGCACCTCGCCGCGGTCGCCTCCGGCTTCCACAGCCTGGCCAAGGGCACAGGCCGGCACTTCGGCGCCGGCGGCGTGCGTCAGACCATGGTGGAGATGGATGACGGCTTCCTGTTCGTCGCCGCCGCGGGTGACGGCTCCTGCCTCGCGGTGCTCACCGCCGCGACCGCCGACATAGGCCTTGTGGCATACGAGATGGCGCGGCTGGTGAAACGAGTGGGCGAGCACCTCCACACGGCCCCGCGGGCAGCGGGCCGCCCGCCCGCCGCCGGATGA